AGAACCAGCCTGTCTTCCCAGAAAAGAACAGGTGGATGTTTTAGACCGAGGATAACCAACAGTCCTGCCCAGATAAGCCACCCATACCACGCCAGGATCCCTAGGATAATAAGACTTACAACAAAGAAAAGGGAGATATACTTATGTCTTCTCCCAAAAAGGGCATAGATTATATGGCCACCATCAAGCTGGCCAACAGGTATAAGGTTCAAAGATGTAACAAGAAAACCTATCCATCCTGCAAGGGCAACTGGATGGAGTATCACTGTATAACCATCAGGTATATCTCCCATCACAGCTTTCACAAGAATTAAAAAAATAATTGATGCTCCAAAGCCAACACCCTCTTCCACATGATCTTTTCGTGATATCTCTGATAGTTCAAGGCCAATAACTGTTGCAACAATGCTTACAATAAAGCCGGCTATGGGGCCTGCTGCACCTATATCAATTAAAGCCTTTCTTGTTGTTATGGGAGATTTCATCTTGATAATTGCTCCAAAGGTACCTATTACAGTTGGGGCAGGTATGAAATAGGGCAGAGATGCCTTTGTTTTGTGAAGTCTTGAGGCTATATAGTGAGAAAACTCATGACTCAAAAGTATGCTTAACAGGGTAAGAGAAAAGGGCCAGCCCTCCGGGATTCGTGAGGGTTCAGAAAAGATATCCACTCCCTCCCAAAGCGCTCCTGCTCCAAGTGTTGTTATAACAGTAAGTAGAAATAAAATAATATGAATCCAGGGTATATTTCTCATGCCTCTGCCTCAAGGTCATAATCATAGGCTTTTTTAACTGTTACATCTATGAAGGTCCCGGGTTTCAGATTTTTGCCTTTTATTATTACCATACCATCTATCTCCGGTGCCTGGTTCTCAAGTCTGCCAAATCCAGTGCTGCCCTGAACATCTTCAACAAGGCATCTAAATTTTTTACCTACAAGCAAGAGATTCTTTTTCAGCGAAATATTTGCCTGTAGTTTCATGAGTTGATCATATCTTTTTTGCTTTATTTTTTCGGATATCTGCCCCTTAAGGTGAAAGGCTACTGTACCTTCCTCTCT
This genomic window from Thermodesulfovibrionales bacterium contains:
- a CDS encoding site-2 protease family protein; translated protein: MRNIPWIHIILFLLTVITTLGAGALWEGVDIFSEPSRIPEGWPFSLTLLSILLSHEFSHYIASRLHKTKASLPYFIPAPTVIGTFGAIIKMKSPITTRKALIDIGAAGPIAGFIVSIVATVIGLELSEISRKDHVEEGVGFGASIIFLILVKAVMGDIPDGYTVILHPVALAGWIGFLVTSLNLIPVGQLDGGHIIYALFGRRHKYISLFFVVSLIILGILAWYGWLIWAGLLVILGLKHPPVLFWEDRLVLSRKITGIISILIFILSFIPVPLQAI